The following are from one region of the Chiloscyllium plagiosum isolate BGI_BamShark_2017 unplaced genomic scaffold, ASM401019v2 scaf_2435, whole genome shotgun sequence genome:
- the LOC122547635 gene encoding interferon-induced very large GTPase 1-like: protein MRGMNNLGIDKYEDCTEENRGGEASTDCRDAFQQLLKTLGLWEFYPNKLSLNKVKEMNIETVEDKKSTSTTDIPWHFLRLLMEANSNARKQDTSEDGTSEDDFNSYSQSPNATAMSFHPLDIISAIFVCADTILQQEVILRMSLCQFAFPIVMPSPEGRPTFLMHPMRFFVRRYRPQSMRDRAGYIEECMGTSSLPTFAFVRFGNCSSSKSKLLNQVFSNSQPSLDYFVHSDMRCGDISRKVSDGMIEMIWYLPSGSKDIDIIPEAVAVMNLRGDAQNFPEHVQFLSKVATTLFVFIEHLNEQAEAFLFSNPQIQQRLFLIINSQVAQIYLHLERLIEAKLIAKDHILTKYRKNKEDFLRTIRSKLIEILRKGAEVNEEALSLQAMIPAARASKFLIDEDNNVISEAWGKSEEILRGIVSKGIKMIRERELYFQGDTWEKISGIDKEMCQLKSLSDANVSDYVSRLQREREDLCRALARRGMSNLMRQIILGLQTMGNQRKLFLNCLRNALESNSVTVSHSNIMLNLETEEQVQSQSIQEQLTEQSCFILILDTEGLRAQERSSLDGQNEHDNELATLVAGLSDLIIITMSTETASETKDILQIVVHALIRMKVVGKRPNCQFVHQMVGDVSAHQKNVGSHKSLHQELDTLTKIEAKTEGQDHKFSKFSDILDYDSKKNNWYIPGLWCGTPPMALVSMGYSQKVTELKHKILQHFLNRRPSTMQEFIRWMESTWNAVKHENFIFSFRNSLVADAYNRLSEKYSDLEWKLRSEVHSWLQKEISQIANCEGDLQELKGTLDIDVPRMISEKKSQILDEMERYFQEDTNQAHLIENFKAETAAGFDSLSRELETRTKMRCEEALNRRRDLNELNRILSSFSERIQEKIDLLLDNLKLKSTDQGDNELSEAFETIWREVMASVHFQPIAVNIEGDMEKSLRENTRTQGRILPMKLTSGKSLVELSNVEWKITEQHLGTNKTSFLDMFKGKLRAAYTLIRSYHQNKENLEDENVAQWEVTARLLEAKKKTLQLISQCDDYVEEIVKRGESYNLLLCNELLREVDRNLQTLDAETLKVNELLSTDVKIHVCGKAIQRFQEMYDRFCDKHNPLKRLANERHYYFTMFKSIYSEKDQSETCARLFCDSCLEPALLEALKQQLGSTIVDHLKKEQKIELTSRRNLQVGIMLYLKKLKSFDKYCQYFEQTGKFEQVWVKEQVLNHCKGLNNNKSMFYCIAQEVLQQKLVTDSCTATATAIYLYQKDKGHWEQRFFRNIDELLLKRRYIEMQCEEYSSWNIPSNPKARVPSYWKWVLYTYNKEFAEKYKVNPARNISNWNIPWEKIVSELEAEYGVKVGETGIIQTSYYQG from the exons ATGAGGGGAATGAACAATTTGGGTATTGATAAATATGAGGACTGTACTGAGGAGAATCGAGGTGGGGAAGCAAGTACCGACTGTCGGGATGCATTTCAGCAGCTTCTGAAAACTCTTGGGCTGTGGGAATTTTATCCCAACAAGCTGTCCCTGAATAAAGTAAAGGAGATGAATATTGAGACTGTGGAGGACAAGAAATCCACCAGTACAACAGATATCCCTTGGCATTTCCTCAGGCTGCTAATGGAGGCAAATTCTAATGCCAGAAAACAGGACACATCTGAAGATGGAACATCGGAAGATGATTTTAATTCTTACTCTCAAAGTCCGAATGCTACTGCAATGTCTTTCCATCCACTGGACATTATTTCTGCGATCTTTGTGTGTGCAGACACTATTCTGCAGCAGGAAGTGATTCTCCGAATGTCCTTGTGCCAGTTTGCATTTCCAATCGTCATGCCGAGTCCGGAAGGGAGACCAACTTTTCTTATGCATCCCATGCGCTTCTTCGTGAGGAGATACCGACCTCAATCAATGAGAGACAGGGCGGGATACATTGAGGAATGTATGGGCACATCTAGTCTTCCAACATTCGCTTTTGTTCGATTTGGCAACTGCTCATCATCAAAATCTAAACTATTAAATCAGGTTTTCAGCAACTCACAACCCAGTCTGGATTATTTTGTCCATTCTGATATGCGATGTGGCGATATAAGCAGGAAGGTTTCAGACGGAATGATAGAAATGATCTGGTATTTGCCATCTGGCAGTAAGGATATTGACATCATTCCAGAGGCTGTGGCAGTCATGAATCTCCGAGGGGATGCCCAAAACTTTCCGGAACACGTCCAGTTCCTGAGTAAAGTTGCCACCACTCTGTTTGTTTTCATTGAGCATTTGAACGAACAAGCCGAAGCATTTCTGTTTTCCAATCCTCAGATTCAACAGAGActgtttttaattattaattcCCAGGTGGCACAAATATATCTCCACTTAGAAAGGTTGATTGAAGCTAAAttaatagcaaaagatcatattTTAACAAAATACCGAAAAAACAAAGAAGACTTTCTACGAACTATTCGATCCAAATTAATAGAGATTCTGAGAAAGGGGGCAGAAGTGAACGAGGAGGCACTGAGTTTGCAAGCAATGATCCCAGCAGCGAGGGCCAGTAAGTTTCTGATCGATGAAGACAACAACGTGATTTCAGAAGCTTGGGGAAAATCCGAAGAAATTCTTCGAGGAATTGTGAGCAAAGGCATTAAAATGATCCGAGAGAGAGAGTTGTATTTCCAAGGAGATACTTGGGAAAAGATTTCAGGCATCGATAAGGAAATGTGTCAGTTAAAGAGTCTCAGTGATGCTAATGTTTCAGATTATGTCAGTcggctgcagagagagagagaagatcttTGTCGGGCACTTGCACGTCGTGGGATGTCGAATCTGATGAGGCAAATAATCCTTGGGCTCCAGACAATGGGAAACCAAAGGAAACTTTTCCTAAATTGCCTAAGAAATGCATTGGAGTCAAACTCAGTCACAGTGTCTCATAGTAACATAATGTTAAACCTGGAGACTGAGGAGCAAGTGCAGAGTCAAAGTATTCAGGAACAATTGACTGAACAATCCT GCTTCATCCTGATCCTGGACACTGAGGGCTTGCGGGCTCAGGAACGGTCCAGCCTGGATGGCCAAAATGAGCATGACAATGAACTGGCCACTCTGGTGGCTGGCTTAAGTGATTTGATCATCATAACCATGTCCACAGAGACTGCCTCAGAAACGAAGGACATCCTGCAAATTGTTGTCCATGCCTTAATTCGTATGAAAGTGGTCGGGAAAAGACCCAATTGTCAATTTGTCCACCAAATGGTTGGAGATGTGTCTGCACATCAGAAGAATGTGGGGAGTCACAAATCATTGCACCAGGAGCTGGACACACTGACCAAGATTGAAGCTAAAACTGAGGGGCAAGATCACAAATTCTCAAAGTTCTCTGATATTTTGGATTATGACTCCAAGAAAAACAATTGGTACATCCCAGGGCTGTGGTGTGGCACTCCCCCGATGGCGCTAGTTAGTATGGGATACAGTCAGAAGGTGACAGAACTCAAACACAagattttgcagcattttctcaaCAGGAGACCTTCCACCATGCAAGAGTTCATTCGCTGGATGGAAAGTACATGGAACGCAGTGAAACATGAGAACTTCATCTTCAGTTTCAGGAACAGCTTGGTGGCAGATGCCTACAATCGACTGTCAGAGAAGTACTCGGATTTGGagtggaagctgaggagtgagGTCCATTCCTGGCTTCAGAAAGAAATCAGTCAAATTGCCAACTGTGAAGGGGACCTTCAGGAACTCAAAGGAACTTTGGATATTGACGTTCCAAGGATGATCAgtgaaaagaaaagtcaaataCTGGATGAGATGGAGAGGTATTTTCAGGAGGACACCAACCAGGCACATCtgattgagaattttaaagcagagaCAGCAGCGGGTTTTGACTCACTGAGTCGGGAGCTTGAAACACGCACAAAGATGAGATGTGAGGAAGCATTGAACAGGCGGAGAGACCTTAACGAATTAAACCGCATTTTAAGTAGTTTCAGTGAGAGAATCCAAGAGAAGATTGATCTGCTCTTGGATAATTTGAAACTTAAATCGACAGATCAAGGTGACAATGAACTGAGTGAAGCCTTTGAAACAATATGGAGAGAAGTCATGGCATCAGTACATTTCCAGCCCATAGCAGTCAACATCGAGGGAGACATGGAAAAGAGCTTGAGGGAAAATACAAGGACGCAAGGAAGAATCCTCCCAATGAAGCTCACATCTGGGAAGAGTCTTGTTGAGTTAAGCAACgtggaatggaagatcactgaGCAACATCTGGGAACAAACAAAACATCTTTCCTTGATATGTTTAAAGGAAAGTTACGTGCAGCTTATACTCTGATACGTTCCTACCatcaaaataaagaaaacttgGAAGACGAGAATGTGGCACAATGGGAGGTAACTGCACGTTTACTGGAGGCGAAGAAGAAAACTCTCCAATTGATATCACAATGTGACGATTATGTCGAAGAGATTGTTAAGAGAGGTGAGAGTTACAACCTGCTTCTTTGTAATGAACTTCTGCGAGAAGTGGACAGAAATCTACAGACACTTGATGCGGAGACACTCAAAGTCAATGAGCTATTAAGTACAGATGTGAAAATCCATGTGTGTGGCAAAGCCATTCAGAGATTTCAGGAGATGTATGATCGATTCTGTGACAAACATAATCCCCTGAAGAGACTAGCGAATGAGAGACATTATTactttacaatgtttaaaagcatATACTCTGAAAAGGACCAGAGTGAGACGTGTGCGAGATTATTCTGTGATTCCTGTTTGGAGCCCGCTCTGTTGGAAGCTCTCAAACAGCAACTGGGCTCAACAATTGTGGATCACCTTAAAAAAGAGCAAAAGATAGAACTTACGTCACGCAGAAACCTTCAAGTGGGGATCATGTTGTATCTAAAAAAGCTCAAAAGCTTTGACAAGTACTGTCAGTACTTTGAACAGACCGGAAAGTTTGAACAAGTTTGGGTAAAAGAGCAAGTGCTGAACCATTGTAAAGGGCTGAACAACAACAAATCCATGTTTTATTGCATAGCTCAGGAGGTGCTGCAGCAGAAGCTGGTCACTGACAGCTGCACAGCAACAGCCACCGCAATTTATTTGTACCAGAAAGATAAAGGACATTGGGAGCAAAGATTTTTCCGGAATATAGATGAGCTACTTTTGAAGAGGCGTTATATCGAAATGCAATGTGAGGAATACAGTTCCTGGAACATTCCTTCAAATCCGAAGGCTAGGGTGCCATCTTATTGGAAATGGGTCCTGTACACCTATAACAAGGAGTTTGCAGAGAAATACAAGGTGAATCCTGCAAGAAACATTTCCAACTGGAATATTCCATGGGAGAAGATCGTGTCCGAACTGGAAGCTGAGTATGGTGTGAAGGTTGGGGAGACTGGAATAATCCAAACCTCGTATTATCAAGGATAA